The stretch of DNA CTTCCGCCATAGGAGAACGGCAAATATTCCCCAGGCAGACGAACAGCACATGCAGCATAGTTTCTACCCCCTGATTATTCAGCATTTTCCTCTCTCCGTACCTTGTCCAGGATGCGTCTGAGAGGCACCTTACCCATTTTATCTTCGCCACCCCCAATTGTACAACCTTTCATTGTGCTTTATACTAGGTCAGGATTACAAAAACTTTGAATCAAAGCGGGAGGAGGTTTGTGATGCCAGCGCGCAGAACCGTTATTTTTGCCGGCGGAGAGCTATCCGAGCAGTTTTTGCGGGAGCTAGACAAAGAAGATTTCATTATCGGCGCCGACCGCGGAGCGCTGTTTCTCGTTACTCACGGCGTTATTCCTGATATTGCCGTAGGCGATTTCGACTCCATCTCTCCGGAAGAGTTCAATCTGATTGAAGAACAAGTCCCAAGAGTGATTGCCTGCGACCCCGTTGATAAAGATTTAACCGACAGCGAGCTTGCATTGGATCTTGCTCTTGAACAGCAGCCTGAGGACATTCTGCTCTTCGGTGTTACCGGAACACGGCTTGATCATACCCTGGCCAGCATCCAGATGATGACCCGGGTGCTTCAGCGCCAGATCCGCTGCTCGATCATGGATCTCAATAATTATGTCACGATTACTGGCTCCCAAGCCATTGTACAGGAACGGGGCTATACTTATGTTTCCCTGCTGCCCGTGACTCCGGAAGTCACTGGGATTACACTCGAGGGTTTTCAATATCCATTAACCAACGCAACGCTTAAACTGGGCCAATCTCTCGGAATCAGCAACCGGCTGGTCTCACCCACAGGGACCGTTACGATCCTGAGCGGACTTCTGCTTATTATTCAGAGTAAAGACTAAGCTGAATTTCGTAAAATTAAAAACATCTTTGTAACTTTAATAGCCATTCCGGAAAAGGCGGATTCCCTTTAACTACAAGGGTTTATCCGTCTTTTTTTGTATATAGGGATTTGTAAAGATTAATTTTTTGTAACTTTTAATGCAATTTTAATATAACGCTTACACTACCGGTCTGCTATGACTTTGGGCCAATCCATCCAAATTTTAGGCCGTTTCAAACCTGATATACTACGAACAGCCAAGACAACTACTTGGACAAACATCTTTGGAGGTACTA from Paenibacillus sophorae encodes:
- a CDS encoding thiamine diphosphokinase; the encoded protein is MPARRTVIFAGGELSEQFLRELDKEDFIIGADRGALFLVTHGVIPDIAVGDFDSISPEEFNLIEEQVPRVIACDPVDKDLTDSELALDLALEQQPEDILLFGVTGTRLDHTLASIQMMTRVLQRQIRCSIMDLNNYVTITGSQAIVQERGYTYVSLLPVTPEVTGITLEGFQYPLTNATLKLGQSLGISNRLVSPTGTVTILSGLLLIIQSKD